The Acipenser ruthenus chromosome 25, fAciRut3.2 maternal haplotype, whole genome shotgun sequence genome has a window encoding:
- the LOC117413642 gene encoding ras-related GTP-binding protein C, with protein sequence MSIQFEEPLAGSYGVVDSFPKDFGYGVEEADIEESSAPSDSKPRILLMGLRRSGKSSIQKVVFHKMSPNETLFLESTNKIYKDDISSSSFVNFQIWDFPGQVDFFDPTFDYEMIFRGTGALIFVIDAQDDYVEALGRLHLTVSRAYRVNPEINFEVFIHKVDGLSDDHKIETQRDIHQRANDDLADAGLEKLHLSFYLTSIYDHSIFEAFSKVVQKLIPQLPTLENLLNIFISNSGIEKAFLFDVVSKIYIATDSSPVDMQSYELCCDMIDVVIDVSCIYGLKEDGSGSAYDKESMAIIKLNNTTVLYLKEVTKFLALVCILREESFERKGLIDYNFHCFRKAIHEVFEVGVISQRIGSLQEITPNLKAVTHNGTPRNAV encoded by the exons GGTAGTAGACTCTTTCCCGAAAGATTTTGGGTATGGGGTGGAGGAGGCCGATATTGAGGAGAGCTCGGCTCCTTCGGACAGCAAACCACGAATACTGCTTATGGGGCTCCGACGAAGCGGAAAATCGTCCATACAGAAG gtgGTATTCCATAAGATGTCCCCAAACGAAACCCTGTTTTTAGAAAGCACAAACAAGATCTACAAAGATGACATATCCAGTAGTTCTTTCGTCAATTTCCAGATCTGGGATTTTCCTGGACAGGTGGACTTTTTTGATCCAACGTTTGACTATGAGATGATCTTCAGGGGAACCGGAGCATTGATATTTGTTATTGATGcacag GACGATTATGTGGAAGCATTGGGAAGACTTCATCTCACAGTGTCCAGGGCATACAGAGTCAATCCAGAGATCAACTTTGAAGTTTTTATTCACAAAGTGGATGGCTTGTCGGATGACCATAAAATAGAAACCCAAAGAGACATCCACCAGAGAGCCAACGATGACCTGGCAGATGCTGGCTTAGAAAAGCTGCACCTTAG CTTTTACTTGACAAGTATCTACGACCACTCGATATTCGAGGCTTTTAGTAAAGTTGTACAAAAGCTCATCCCACAGCTTCCGACGCTGGAAAATCTATTAAACATCTTTATATCG AATTCAGGAATCGAAAAGGCATTTTTGTTCGACGTAGTCAGTAAAATCTACATCGCCACAGACAGTTCTCCTGTGGACATGCAGTCTTATGAGCTGTGCTGTGACATGATAGATGTGGTCATAGATGTTTCTTGTATTTATGG TCTAAAAGAAGATGGCAGTGGAAGTGCCTATGACAAGGAGTCAATGGCAATTATTAAACTCAACAACACAACAGTCCTCTATCTAAAGGAGGTGACAAAGTTTCTTGCACTGGTTTGCATTCTAAGGGAAGAAAGTTTTGAACGCAAAG gtttaatTGATTACAATTTCCACTGTTTCCGCAAAGCCATCCATGAAGTTTTTGAAGTTGGTGTGATCTCCCAAAGAATAGGCAGTCTACAAGAAATTACACCAAACCTGAAAGCAGTGACTCACAATGGCACACCTAGGAATGCAGTGTAG